The Hymenobacter oligotrophus genome has a window encoding:
- a CDS encoding DUF2490 domain-containing protein translates to MLNLPFARRLRGSRRAAGLGLALLSAAPAAAQNTRISDYNQIGWYTNTTTLRFAERWSGHLEYQFRRDNFITDWQQSLLRTGLNYQVNDKLTLRAGYAWIETFNYGDYPLQAAGFRFPEHRLYQMATLQNPVGSVEVSHRFMLEQRWVGRILRTPEGARSFDEWVHSNRLRYMARVQRPLGTPGPGGRGPYAAVYDEIFLGFGRNVNENVFDQNRLGLLVGYRFSPKFRLEGGFFQQIVQLGREITPPGATAGRNVFQYNNGFMLNTVLNLDLRRPAPALPAAN, encoded by the coding sequence ATGCTGAACCTGCCTTTCGCGCGCCGGCTCCGGGGGAGTCGGCGCGCCGCCGGGCTGGGCCTGGCGCTGCTGAGCGCCGCGCCGGCTGCCGCCCAAAACACGCGCATCAGCGACTACAACCAGATTGGCTGGTACACCAACACCACCACGCTGCGCTTTGCCGAGCGCTGGAGCGGCCACCTAGAGTACCAGTTCCGCCGCGACAACTTCATCACCGACTGGCAGCAGAGCCTGTTGCGCACCGGCCTGAATTACCAAGTGAACGACAAGCTGACGCTGCGCGCCGGCTACGCCTGGATTGAGACGTTTAACTACGGCGACTACCCGCTGCAAGCGGCCGGGTTTCGGTTTCCGGAGCACCGCCTGTACCAAATGGCCACGCTCCAGAATCCGGTGGGCAGCGTGGAGGTAAGTCACCGCTTTATGCTGGAGCAGCGCTGGGTGGGCCGCATCCTGCGCACCCCCGAGGGCGCCCGCAGCTTCGACGAGTGGGTGCACAGCAACCGCCTGCGCTACATGGCCCGGGTGCAGCGCCCCCTGGGCACGCCCGGCCCGGGCGGCCGCGGCCCCTACGCCGCCGTCTACGACGAAATTTTCCTTGGCTTCGGGCGCAACGTCAACGAAAACGTGTTCGACCAGAACCGCCTGGGCCTGCTCGTGGGCTACCGCTTCAGCCCGAAGTTTCGGTTGGAGGGCGGTTTCTTTCAGCAAATCGTGCAGCTGGGCCGCGAAATTACCCCGCCCGGCGCCACCGCCGGGCGCAACGTATTTCAGTACAACAACGGCTTTATGCTGAACACAGTGCTAAACCTGGATTTGCGCCGGCCCGCGCCCGCCCTGCCAGCTGCCAACTAA
- a CDS encoding LamG-like jellyroll fold domain-containing protein, giving the protein MQSGPVGNDGQLQQTLTLGAGIYQVRLRVAQRTCCSTNDQRLSVLIDGTSVGTLQPTNTSGYDTYTSSSFVVDVPTVTTAAASGVTSVRAVLGGNVTAAGSATVTARGVVYSSTDNTPNIGESGVIQDANPTAGTGAFSETIAGLTGATTYYMSAYATNSYGTSYGSVASFTTLAALSTTGTQANVNCNGGSNGSATVTVSGGVAPYSYSWSPSGGTGATASNLTAGTYTVTVNDAGGASITRNFTITQPSAPVSGTSVVTNVACFGGSTGAINLTPTGGTAPYTFNWGSGVTTEDRTGLAAGTYTVVITDANSCTATRNITVSQPTSPISGTTVVWNVACFGGSNGRINLTPTGGTGPYTYNWAGGPTTEDRTGLIAGTYTVTITDANGCTGTVTATVTQPAEALTVTPVSQTNVSCNGGSTGAATVSVTGGTAPYTYSWSPSGGTAATASNLTAGTYTVTVADANGCTAQRSFTLTQPSSVNTSTIVTNIACYGGNTGVINLNPVGGTAPYTFNWGGGITTEDRTGLTAGNYNVVITDANGCSITRSYTVNQPSTPVTATGSQTNVTTFGAADGTATVTAAGGEPYSGYAYNWARLSAPAGSLNQYTATATGLTAGTYRATVYDGNSCTATVDFTITQPAATALTAVAPNPGGLGQSIALTGTNLSNPTALTVNGANGLTGILSNTGSSLVVRVPMTATASGTVSITTANGTASLPFTLLPAPGNALALDGANDYVRVPDHSSLDFGSGNFTVEAWVLKQANSIGYGQAVAPGGKWNTGATSGTNEWLLQTTSDGNNNIPSFWVESGTTLHTVSATTPMTLGRWYHLAGVRSGGSLLLYVDGVLQGTTAIPAAAAVNNITGRDLLLGAIANNSTNSAAYFANVRLDELRIWNVARSAAELQASMISTVAATAPGLVAYYNFDAGTAGGDNTGLTTLYDLTANANHGTLTNFGSPGLGSGNTTSNWVESYALVVPTATAATARTAAGFTATWTAPTLGTVNTYAVDVATNATFTTNLTTRNVTAPATSVAITGLAANTTYYYRVRADKTSVTGQGAYSNTVTVCPLPVALTRNASVTLGANGNATVAATDVNNSSTANCGTAAADALSVSPSNFSCADAVPATVASSLTFNGTNQYVSIPATATVPVGNSSYTIEAWIRPTQMGTYGIIGWGNYGTNNQVNALRLSPSGLINYWWANDLILSTGNLAGAWHHVAATFDGTTRTIYLNGVAIGSDTPTGHAVPNANNLRIGSTNNGEYFPGSIDEVRVWNVARTAAQLNAAKGAGLPGGTAGLVAYYRLNEGSGLSAADATGTAANQGTLANNPTWSTAAAPVTNGLPVTLTVTDAGGNTATGSAIVTVTDNIAPAAVAQNVTVALTSGGTATVTAAQVNNNSTDNCSVSAVGLLSPTDLVANGTFNTNATGWSLANNAEYRSSGGNPGGYVWLNSVGTAGTDPTATQTLTGLTVGTTYQISGSYRNDANCCGAGVGAIAFGIDVGGTQVATLPDPGLTWTPFTVYFTATATSQALAFRGEINSTDVDIAIDNISVRAVASSLSFACAQIGANPVTLLVTDASGNRSTASATVTVQDNTGPTVVAQNVSVTVDNTGRAYVAPTSVNNGSADNCTLGDVALSASSFGPCAASAGLALDGTNDYVSLPAGLLGSAQSFTFEAWVNYQDNGVWTRIFDFGSSTNVNMFLTPRANWNAASVDKLAFGITTGSSAGEQRIVGNTGMPTGWHHVAVSMAWNATTSQAVGTLYLDGAVVGTNANMTLNPALLGTLNNVWLGRSQYGQDPYLKGQIDEVRIWNVARTAAQINLFDDKSLAGNTTGLLAYYDFNGAPGSTVADRTTAGRTATLLNFDQVGTAFQAPGQVPALGVGAQTVTLTVTDALGNVSNATATVTVNEPVQTTVTWTGAVSTDWADCRNWSFGKQPSTALGVNIPTGLSRYPTLGSGTGSANDLTVATSAVLTQATGAVLNVAGNFQQNGTATLNGTVAFVGTGTQTIGGSATPSFTTLTVNKPNGTLQLQRNVTVGQALNLTTGTLLTEANKITLGSTATITESSSSYVTGTVETTRALNVAGTRQTFGGLGLALTPSGTTLPGTTTVSRVTGTALSGQGTSTSIKRYYDVTAQTNTGLNVTLEFGYADVELNGFTESSLGLFRSTTGTAGPWQFVAAASRDANANVVTATGVTGFSVWTLGTAANPLPVELVSFTAERRGADAVLRWATAQERDNAYFVLESSLDGRQFAAVTQVPGRGTSTQRNDYQWVDAGLARYRAAAVYYRLRQVDTDGTEHLSPVRVLALEEAGVALRVFPNPARSQATVTGVAPGAAVSVYDVAGRLVQQLTADAAGAARLQLPAALPSGVYLVRSGPQVQRLVIE; this is encoded by the coding sequence GTGCAGAGCGGACCCGTCGGCAACGACGGACAGCTGCAGCAAACTCTCACCCTGGGCGCCGGCATCTACCAAGTACGCTTGCGGGTGGCTCAACGCACGTGTTGCAGCACCAACGATCAGCGCCTGAGCGTGCTGATAGACGGGACATCAGTAGGCACGCTGCAGCCTACCAACACTAGCGGATACGATACCTACACGTCCTCTTCCTTCGTAGTGGATGTGCCAACCGTGACCACCGCCGCCGCTTCGGGTGTTACCAGCGTGCGGGCCGTGTTGGGCGGCAACGTAACGGCCGCCGGCAGCGCCACTGTTACTGCCCGTGGCGTGGTATATAGCAGCACCGACAACACGCCCAACATCGGCGAGTCGGGCGTGATACAGGACGCCAACCCCACAGCGGGCACCGGTGCGTTCTCCGAAACTATTGCGGGCCTGACGGGCGCTACCACTTACTACATGAGTGCCTACGCTACCAACTCGTACGGTACTTCCTATGGCAGCGTGGCGAGCTTCACCACGCTGGCTGCCCTGAGCACCACGGGTACGCAGGCGAACGTGAACTGCAACGGTGGTAGCAACGGCTCGGCTACCGTGACGGTGAGCGGGGGCGTCGCCCCGTACTCGTATTCGTGGAGCCCTAGTGGGGGAACTGGCGCCACCGCCTCGAACCTGACTGCAGGCACTTACACCGTGACTGTTAACGACGCCGGGGGGGCGAGCATCACCCGCAATTTTACCATCACGCAGCCGTCGGCACCCGTGTCGGGCACCAGTGTAGTGACGAACGTGGCCTGCTTCGGCGGCAGCACCGGGGCTATCAACCTGACGCCCACGGGCGGCACCGCGCCCTACACCTTCAACTGGGGCAGCGGCGTAACGACTGAGGACCGCACGGGGCTGGCGGCCGGTACCTATACCGTTGTCATCACCGACGCCAACAGCTGCACCGCTACCCGCAATATCACCGTTAGTCAGCCGACCAGCCCAATCAGCGGCACCACCGTGGTATGGAACGTAGCCTGCTTCGGGGGCTCGAATGGACGGATCAACCTGACGCCCACGGGTGGCACCGGGCCCTACACATATAACTGGGCGGGGGGGCCGACGACCGAGGACCGCACTGGCCTGATAGCCGGCACCTACACCGTCACCATCACCGACGCCAACGGCTGCACCGGCACCGTAACGGCCACAGTAACGCAGCCCGCCGAAGCCCTAACGGTTACGCCCGTCTCGCAAACCAACGTGAGCTGCAACGGCGGCTCGACCGGCGCGGCCACCGTGAGCGTGACGGGTGGTACGGCTCCCTACACCTATTCATGGAGCCCCAGCGGCGGTACCGCGGCCACAGCCTCGAACCTGACTGCAGGCACTTACACCGTGACCGTGGCCGATGCCAACGGCTGCACGGCCCAGCGCAGCTTCACTCTCACGCAGCCGTCGTCGGTAAATACATCTACGATAGTCACGAACATTGCTTGCTACGGCGGCAATACCGGGGTCATCAACCTGAACCCCGTCGGCGGCACCGCGCCTTATACGTTTAACTGGGGAGGCGGCATCACCACCGAGGACCGTACCGGCCTAACGGCCGGCAATTACAACGTTGTCATTACCGACGCGAACGGCTGCAGCATTACCCGCAGCTATACCGTGAACCAGCCGAGCACGCCCGTGACGGCCACCGGCTCGCAAACCAACGTGACCACCTTCGGCGCCGCCGACGGCACGGCCACGGTAACAGCCGCGGGCGGGGAACCCTACAGTGGCTACGCCTACAACTGGGCGCGCCTCTCGGCCCCGGCCGGTAGCCTCAATCAGTACACCGCCACGGCCACGGGCCTGACGGCTGGCACATACCGCGCCACCGTATACGACGGCAACAGCTGCACCGCTACCGTTGACTTTACCATTACACAACCCGCGGCCACCGCGCTGACGGCCGTAGCCCCTAACCCCGGCGGACTGGGGCAGAGTATTGCCCTGACGGGTACTAACCTGAGCAATCCTACGGCCCTGACCGTCAACGGCGCCAATGGTCTGACCGGCATCCTCAGCAACACCGGCAGCAGCCTGGTGGTGCGCGTGCCGATGACGGCTACGGCCAGCGGTACCGTGAGCATTACCACAGCCAATGGTACGGCTAGCCTGCCCTTCACGCTGCTGCCCGCCCCGGGTAACGCCTTGGCACTGGACGGCGCAAACGACTACGTGCGCGTTCCGGACCACAGCAGCCTGGACTTTGGCAGCGGCAACTTCACGGTAGAGGCCTGGGTGCTGAAGCAGGCCAACTCCATCGGCTACGGCCAGGCGGTGGCCCCCGGCGGCAAGTGGAACACAGGCGCTACGTCCGGCACCAATGAGTGGTTGCTGCAAACCACCTCCGACGGCAACAACAATATTCCGTCGTTCTGGGTGGAAAGCGGCACCACCCTCCACACGGTAAGCGCCACTACCCCCATGACCCTGGGACGGTGGTACCATCTGGCCGGCGTGCGCTCCGGTGGCAGCCTGCTGCTGTATGTTGACGGCGTGCTGCAAGGCACCACAGCCATTCCGGCCGCGGCGGCTGTCAACAACATCACGGGCCGCGATTTGCTGCTGGGTGCCATTGCTAATAACTCAACCAACAGTGCCGCTTACTTCGCCAACGTTCGCCTCGACGAGCTGCGCATCTGGAACGTAGCCCGGTCGGCGGCCGAGCTGCAGGCAAGCATGATTAGTACAGTAGCGGCTACAGCGCCCGGGCTAGTGGCCTACTACAACTTCGACGCGGGCACTGCCGGCGGCGACAACACCGGCCTGACTACCCTGTATGACCTGACGGCCAACGCCAACCACGGCACGCTCACCAACTTTGGTAGCCCTGGCCTGGGCAGCGGCAACACGACTTCCAACTGGGTGGAAAGCTATGCCCTGGTGGTGCCCACCGCCACGGCGGCCACAGCTCGCACCGCCGCCGGCTTTACGGCCACCTGGACGGCGCCGACCCTGGGTACGGTGAATACTTACGCGGTAGATGTAGCGACCAACGCGACCTTTACAACCAACTTAACGACGCGTAACGTAACCGCGCCGGCTACCAGCGTGGCGATTACGGGCTTGGCCGCTAATACCACGTACTATTACCGCGTACGGGCCGACAAGACCTCGGTAACCGGCCAGGGTGCCTATTCGAACACCGTGACGGTGTGCCCGCTGCCTGTAGCCCTGACCCGGAACGCCAGCGTGACGCTGGGCGCGAACGGCAACGCCACCGTGGCGGCCACGGACGTGAACAACAGTAGTACCGCCAACTGCGGCACGGCTGCCGCTGACGCGCTGAGCGTATCGCCCAGTAACTTCAGCTGCGCCGATGCGGTACCGGCCACCGTAGCCAGCTCATTGACGTTCAACGGGACCAACCAGTACGTTTCTATTCCGGCGACGGCGACCGTACCGGTGGGAAACAGCAGCTACACCATCGAAGCTTGGATCAGGCCTACGCAAATGGGCACCTACGGCATCATCGGCTGGGGCAACTACGGCACGAACAACCAAGTGAATGCCCTGCGCCTGTCGCCCAGCGGCCTGATCAACTATTGGTGGGCCAACGACCTCATCTTGTCCACAGGTAACCTAGCTGGAGCCTGGCACCACGTGGCGGCTACCTTCGACGGCACCACCCGCACTATTTACCTCAACGGCGTAGCCATCGGCTCGGACACGCCTACGGGGCATGCTGTGCCCAACGCCAATAACCTGCGCATTGGCTCGACCAACAACGGCGAGTATTTCCCCGGTAGCATCGACGAGGTACGGGTGTGGAACGTAGCCCGCACCGCAGCTCAGCTAAATGCTGCTAAGGGCGCCGGCCTGCCCGGTGGCACGGCCGGCCTGGTGGCCTACTACCGCCTCAACGAGGGCAGCGGCCTAAGCGCAGCCGATGCCACCGGCACCGCTGCCAACCAAGGCACGCTCGCTAACAACCCCACCTGGAGCACCGCCGCGGCCCCGGTAACTAACGGCCTGCCGGTGACTTTGACCGTAACCGACGCGGGCGGTAACACCGCTACTGGCTCGGCCATCGTGACCGTTACCGACAACATCGCCCCCGCCGCCGTAGCCCAAAACGTAACTGTGGCCCTGACCAGCGGCGGCACCGCTACCGTAACGGCGGCTCAGGTGAACAACAACTCAACGGATAACTGCTCTGTCTCGGCTGTAGGGTTGCTCAGTCCCACCGATCTAGTGGCCAACGGCACTTTCAACACGAATGCCACTGGCTGGAGCCTTGCCAACAACGCAGAGTATCGCAGCTCGGGGGGCAACCCCGGGGGCTACGTGTGGCTCAATTCGGTTGGCACTGCCGGCACCGACCCCACCGCTACTCAAACCCTAACGGGGCTGACGGTGGGCACTACCTACCAGATCAGCGGCTCGTATCGCAACGATGCCAACTGCTGCGGCGCGGGCGTGGGGGCCATTGCCTTCGGTATCGACGTTGGTGGCACGCAGGTGGCCACCCTGCCCGACCCAGGCCTGACTTGGACGCCCTTCACTGTGTATTTTACGGCCACAGCTACCTCGCAGGCGCTGGCATTCCGGGGTGAAATCAACAGCACCGACGTGGACATTGCCATCGACAACATCAGCGTGCGGGCAGTAGCCAGTTCGTTGAGCTTTGCCTGTGCCCAGATAGGAGCCAACCCGGTGACTCTGCTCGTAACCGATGCTAGCGGCAACCGCAGCACAGCTTCGGCCACGGTAACGGTGCAGGACAACACGGGCCCTACGGTTGTGGCCCAAAACGTATCTGTGACAGTGGATAACACTGGCCGGGCCTACGTAGCGCCCACAAGCGTTAACAACGGCAGCGCGGATAACTGCACCTTGGGCGACGTGGCCTTGTCAGCTTCTTCGTTCGGCCCCTGCGCCGCTAGCGCTGGTCTGGCCCTCGACGGTACGAACGACTACGTGAGCTTGCCTGCGGGCTTGTTGGGCTCTGCCCAGAGCTTCACCTTCGAAGCGTGGGTAAATTACCAGGATAACGGCGTTTGGACCCGCATCTTTGATTTCGGCAGCAGCACGAACGTGAACATGTTCCTGACGCCCCGCGCCAACTGGAATGCCGCTTCGGTGGACAAGCTGGCCTTTGGCATTACCACCGGGAGCAGCGCGGGCGAGCAGCGCATCGTGGGCAACACCGGCATGCCTACGGGCTGGCATCACGTGGCCGTGTCAATGGCCTGGAACGCCACCACAAGCCAAGCCGTCGGGACCCTGTACCTCGACGGCGCGGTGGTGGGCACCAACGCCAACATGACCCTGAATCCGGCGCTGTTGGGCACGCTCAACAACGTGTGGCTGGGCCGCTCGCAGTACGGCCAAGACCCCTACCTGAAAGGGCAAATCGACGAAGTACGCATCTGGAACGTGGCCCGCACCGCTGCACAAATCAACCTGTTTGACGACAAGTCGCTGGCTGGTAACACCACGGGGCTTCTTGCTTACTACGACTTCAACGGTGCGCCGGGCAGCACCGTGGCCGACCGCACGACCGCCGGACGCACCGCTACGCTCTTGAACTTCGATCAGGTGGGCACGGCATTTCAGGCGCCCGGCCAGGTGCCTGCCCTGGGTGTAGGGGCTCAGACGGTGACTCTGACAGTGACCGATGCCCTCGGCAACGTGAGCAATGCCACCGCAACTGTAACAGTAAACGAGCCGGTTCAAACCACCGTGACGTGGACTGGCGCCGTCAGCACCGATTGGGCTGACTGCCGCAACTGGAGCTTCGGCAAGCAGCCCAGCACGGCTTTGGGCGTGAACATCCCGACTGGCCTGAGCCGTTACCCAACGTTGGGCAGCGGTACGGGCTCTGCCAACGACCTGACCGTAGCGACCAGTGCGGTGCTTACCCAAGCCACCGGAGCGGTGCTGAACGTGGCCGGTAACTTCCAACAAAATGGCACCGCTACGCTCAACGGTACCGTCGCCTTTGTGGGCACCGGCACCCAAACCATTGGCGGCAGCGCGACACCGAGCTTTACCACGCTCACGGTGAACAAGCCCAACGGAACGCTGCAGCTGCAGCGGAACGTGACCGTGGGGCAAGCACTGAACCTCACGACCGGTACGCTGCTCACCGAAGCCAACAAGATTACGCTGGGCAGCACTGCTACCATTACCGAGTCGAGCAGCAGCTACGTGACGGGTACCGTGGAAACTACCCGCGCACTGAACGTGGCCGGCACCCGCCAAACTTTTGGCGGTTTGGGCCTGGCCCTGACACCGAGCGGCACCACGCTGCCTGGCACAACAACGGTGAGCCGCGTGACGGGCACGGCGCTGTCGGGCCAAGGCACGAGCACCAGCATCAAGCGCTACTACGACGTTACGGCTCAAACCAATACAGGCCTGAACGTAACGCTGGAGTTTGGCTACGCCGATGTCGAGCTCAATGGCTTTACCGAAAGCTCCCTAGGTCTGTTCCGCTCTACCACCGGTACCGCTGGTCCGTGGCAGTTTGTCGCTGCTGCTTCGCGCGACGCCAACGCCAACGTGGTAACGGCCACAGGCGTGACGGGCTTCTCGGTATGGACGCTGGGCACTGCGGCCAACCCGCTGCCGGTTGAACTGGTAAGTTTCACGGCCGAGCGCCGCGGAGCCGATGCCGTACTGCGTTGGGCTACGGCCCAGGAGCGTGACAACGCCTACTTCGTGCTCGAAAGCAGCCTCGACGGCCGCCAGTTTGCGGCCGTAACGCAGGTGCCCGGTCGCGGCACCAGCACGCAGCGCAACGACTACCAGTGGGTGGATGCTGGCCTAGCCCGTTACCGTGCCGCTGCTGTGTATTACCGCCTACGCCAGGTCGACACCGATGGTACCGAACACCTCTCGCCGGTGCGCGTTTTGGCCCTGGAAGAAGCCGGCGTGGCCCTGCGCGTGTTCCCTAACCCCGCGCGCAGCCAAGCCACGGTAACCGGCGTGGCGCCAGGGGCGGCGGTATCGGTGTATGACGTTGCCGGGCGCTTGGTACAGCAGCTAACGGCCGATGCCGCCGGTGCTGCCCGCCTGCAATTGCCTGCCGCGCTACCGAGCGGCGTGTACCTGGTACGCAGCGGGCCGCAGGTTCAGCGCCTCGTTATCGAATAA
- a CDS encoding dipeptidase encodes MTSTYLTENQDRFLSELLDWLRIPSVSADPKFHGDVLRAAEYLKTRLEEVGLDNVELCPTAGYPIVYGEKLIDPALPTVLVYGHYDVQPADPYELWTSGPFEPVIKDGNIYARGACDDKGQVYMHVKAFEVLNQNGGVPCNVKVMIEGEEEVGSNNLGIFVRANKEKLKADVVLLSDTGIIANDTPSIEVGLRGLSYHEVEVTGPNRDLHSGLYGGAVHNPINALCRMIASLHDENGHITIPGFYDNVQVLSEEERAELNKAPYNEEEYKESIGLPATYGEKGYTTLERTSIRPTLDVNGIWGGYTGEGAKTVIASKAYAKISMRLVPNQTSEEISQKFQQHFSSIAPEGVTVVVKPHHGGEPVVTPTDSVAYRAASLAMEDTFGKKPIPTRGGGSIPIVAMFKGELGVDSVLLGFGLDSDAIHSPNEKYGVFNFMKGIETIPLFYQHYARLMKEQQA; translated from the coding sequence ATGACCTCAACCTACCTCACCGAGAATCAAGATCGTTTTCTCAGCGAGCTGCTCGATTGGCTCCGCATTCCGTCGGTTTCGGCCGATCCTAAGTTTCACGGCGACGTGCTGCGTGCCGCCGAGTACCTCAAAACGCGCCTCGAAGAAGTAGGCCTCGACAACGTGGAGCTGTGCCCCACGGCCGGTTACCCCATCGTGTACGGCGAAAAGCTGATTGACCCGGCGCTGCCCACAGTGCTCGTGTACGGCCACTACGACGTGCAGCCCGCCGACCCGTACGAACTCTGGACCTCGGGCCCGTTCGAGCCGGTAATTAAGGACGGCAACATCTACGCCCGCGGCGCCTGCGACGACAAAGGCCAGGTGTACATGCACGTGAAAGCCTTTGAGGTGCTCAACCAAAACGGCGGCGTGCCCTGCAACGTGAAGGTGATGATTGAAGGCGAAGAGGAAGTGGGCTCGAACAACCTCGGCATCTTCGTGCGCGCCAACAAAGAGAAGCTGAAGGCCGACGTGGTGCTGCTCTCCGATACGGGCATCATCGCCAACGACACGCCCAGTATCGAGGTGGGCCTGCGCGGCCTGAGCTACCACGAGGTAGAGGTAACAGGCCCCAACCGCGACCTGCACTCCGGCCTGTACGGCGGCGCCGTGCACAACCCCATCAACGCGCTGTGCCGTATGATTGCCTCCTTGCACGACGAGAACGGCCACATCACCATTCCGGGCTTTTACGACAACGTACAGGTGCTAAGCGAGGAGGAGCGGGCCGAGCTGAACAAGGCGCCTTACAACGAGGAGGAGTACAAAGAGAGCATCGGCCTGCCCGCTACCTACGGCGAAAAAGGCTACACCACGCTCGAGCGCACCAGCATTCGGCCCACGCTCGACGTGAACGGCATTTGGGGCGGCTATACCGGCGAAGGCGCCAAAACGGTAATTGCCTCGAAAGCCTACGCCAAAATCTCGATGCGCCTGGTACCCAACCAAACGTCGGAGGAAATCAGCCAGAAGTTTCAGCAGCACTTCAGCAGCATCGCGCCCGAGGGCGTTACGGTGGTAGTGAAGCCCCACCACGGCGGCGAACCGGTGGTTACCCCTACCGATTCCGTAGCATACCGCGCAGCTTCGCTGGCCATGGAAGACACCTTTGGCAAAAAGCCCATTCCCACGCGCGGCGGCGGCTCTATTCCGATTGTGGCCATGTTCAAGGGTGAGCTGGGCGTTGACTCAGTGCTGCTCGGTTTCGGCCTCGATTCCGACGCCATTCACTCGCCGAACGAGAAGTACGGCGTGTTTAACTTCATGAAAGGCATCGAAACTATTCCGCTTTTCTACCAGCACTACGCTCGCCTGATGAAGGAGCAACAGGCCTAA
- the plsY gene encoding glycerol-3-phosphate 1-O-acyltransferase PlsY: MNLAVVLPLLVLAYVLGSIPTALWVGRRFYGIDVREHGSGNAGATNTFRVLGKKPGSFVLFIDALKGFVAAYFLPMAMVHLGAIEPEHEVYFRLACGVLAIVGHIYPVFAQFRGGKGVATVLGMMLGVAPVTVSVCILIFITMLLLTRYVSLSSMTAGVAFALLQLLPAFRPPQEFLIYVGFVLAALLVYTHRANIGRLRAGTESRVPLFGRK, encoded by the coding sequence ATGAATTTGGCTGTAGTTCTACCCTTGCTCGTGCTGGCTTACGTGCTCGGCTCCATCCCAACGGCCCTGTGGGTAGGCCGCCGCTTCTACGGCATCGATGTACGGGAACACGGCTCGGGCAATGCCGGCGCCACCAACACTTTCCGGGTATTGGGTAAGAAACCAGGGTCGTTTGTGCTCTTTATCGATGCCCTCAAGGGTTTCGTGGCCGCCTACTTTCTGCCAATGGCCATGGTGCACCTAGGGGCCATTGAGCCAGAGCACGAGGTGTATTTCCGCCTGGCTTGCGGCGTGCTGGCCATTGTAGGACATATCTACCCTGTGTTTGCGCAGTTCAGGGGTGGCAAGGGCGTGGCAACCGTGCTGGGTATGATGCTGGGCGTAGCGCCGGTTACCGTCAGCGTGTGCATCCTCATCTTCATCACCATGTTGTTGCTCACGCGTTACGTGTCGCTGAGCAGCATGACGGCCGGCGTGGCTTTTGCCTTGCTGCAGCTGTTGCCCGCATTTAGGCCGCCGCAAGAGTTTCTTATTTATGTAGGTTTTGTGCTGGCCGCGTTGCTGGTATACACGCACCGCGCCAACATTGGCCGCCTGCGGGCCGGCACCGAAAGCCGCGTGCCGCTGTTCGGGCGTAAGTAG
- a CDS encoding carbonic anhydrase, giving the protein MHTLKSLFLLLGLGLLAETTEAQTKRRPAAKAPAAATAPENSPQWRKEHYVVDRDSAYANPYVALRKLMGGNRRFVENKSIKPRQDRAALSNTEKGQKPFATIVGCSDSRVPNEIIFDQGVGDLFIIRTAGQVMAEASYGSIEFSSVALGSKLVVVLGHQSCGAVDAAIKRPDVPGHIVTLVNSVKPAAEKTKNMAGDRLENTIRQNVIDQVMQLRDLEPVLAKKYRNGEILIVGAVYNLSTGKVEFLPETLKDLPQFRATAAAK; this is encoded by the coding sequence ATGCACACGCTGAAATCGTTGTTCCTGCTGCTCGGCCTGGGTTTGCTGGCCGAAACCACCGAAGCCCAAACCAAACGCCGCCCTGCAGCCAAGGCCCCGGCTGCCGCCACCGCCCCCGAAAATTCGCCGCAGTGGCGCAAAGAGCACTACGTCGTCGACCGCGACTCGGCCTACGCCAACCCCTACGTGGCCTTGCGCAAGCTGATGGGTGGCAACCGCCGTTTCGTGGAAAACAAAAGCATTAAGCCGCGCCAAGACCGCGCTGCCCTCAGCAATACCGAAAAAGGCCAAAAGCCCTTTGCCACCATCGTGGGCTGCTCCGACAGCCGCGTGCCCAACGAAATCATCTTCGACCAGGGCGTGGGCGACTTGTTCATCATTCGCACGGCAGGGCAGGTAATGGCCGAGGCCTCGTACGGCAGCATCGAGTTTTCGTCGGTGGCGCTGGGCTCTAAGCTCGTCGTGGTGCTGGGCCACCAGAGCTGCGGGGCCGTAGATGCGGCCATTAAGCGCCCCGATGTGCCCGGCCACATCGTGACGCTAGTTAATAGCGTGAAACCCGCCGCCGAGAAAACCAAAAACATGGCCGGCGACCGGCTCGAAAACACCATTCGCCAAAACGTTATCGACCAAGTAATGCAGCTGCGCGACCTGGAGCCTGTGCTAGCCAAAAAGTACCGCAACGGCGAAATCCTGATTGTAGGCGCCGTGTACAACCTGAGCACCGGCAAGGTGGAGTTCTTGCCCGAAACGCTGAAGGATTTGCCCCAATTTCGTGCTACCGCTGCCGCCAAGTAA